The following coding sequences are from one Seonamhaeicola sp. ML3 window:
- a CDS encoding carbonic anhydrase, whose protein sequence is MKTTVKLLITLILLVSIACNKTKKLSDHHIAEHTPHEKHWSYEGETSPIHWAEIEKNSDCDGNHQSPINIIHSEVDSVRINDDLKILYTPTTLLSEVENNGHSIQFDFEPGDSINYKGKTFYLKQIHFHEPAEHRINGITYPIEMHLVHVSKRGEIAVLGVLGEEGQESQLFEFFESFLPLENGAVKDIHQKIDLSSLLLEDKHYYSYGGSLTTPPCSENVNWIVFKEPMVLSVEEVLKLKSNMPVNNYRNEQPLNGRIVNYHY, encoded by the coding sequence ATGAAAACTACAGTCAAATTATTAATTACCCTTATTCTTTTGGTAAGTATTGCCTGTAACAAAACCAAAAAACTATCAGACCATCATATTGCAGAGCATACGCCCCACGAAAAGCATTGGAGCTACGAAGGTGAAACCTCTCCTATCCATTGGGCTGAGATAGAAAAGAACTCAGATTGTGATGGCAATCATCAATCACCCATAAATATTATTCATAGCGAAGTAGATTCCGTTCGTATCAACGACGATTTAAAGATTCTTTACACACCTACTACGCTCTTAAGTGAGGTTGAAAACAATGGTCATTCCATTCAATTCGATTTTGAACCTGGAGATTCCATTAACTACAAAGGCAAAACATTCTACTTAAAACAAATTCATTTTCACGAACCTGCTGAGCATAGAATCAATGGTATTACTTACCCTATAGAAATGCATTTGGTTCATGTTAGTAAACGGGGTGAAATAGCCGTACTTGGTGTTTTAGGCGAAGAAGGCCAAGAGAGTCAACTGTTCGAATTCTTTGAGAGCTTTTTACCACTTGAAAATGGAGCAGTAAAAGATATTCATCAGAAGATTGATTTGTCTAGTCTACTTTTAGAAGATAAGCATTACTATTCGTATGGTGGTTCGTTAACAACGCCACCATGTTCAGAAAATGTGAATTGGATTGTTTTTAAGGAACCTATGGTATTATCGGTAGAAGAAGTACTAAAACTAAAAAGCAATATGCCTGTAAATAATTATAGAAACGAACAACCCTTAAATGGTAGAATTGTAAATTATCATTATTAG
- a CDS encoding VF530 family DNA-binding protein, which produces MEAQPNNPLHGIKLEQIINDLVAHYGWEYMGYTIKIRCFTLDPSVKSSLKFLRRTPWARTKVEQMYLKMLSNRKRG; this is translated from the coding sequence GTGGAAGCACAACCCAATAACCCCTTGCACGGTATTAAGCTAGAGCAAATTATAAATGATTTGGTAGCTCATTATGGTTGGGAATATATGGGGTATACCATAAAAATTAGGTGCTTTACCCTCGATCCTTCTGTAAAATCCAGTCTAAAATTTTTACGCCGAACACCATGGGCTAGAACCAAAGTGGAGCAAATGTATTTGAAGATGCTAAGTAATAGAAAGCGTGGCTAA
- a CDS encoding DUF6500 family protein, with translation MTSELRDKIIAVCDKKIAQKGETVGVSFYAFFSNKNDNPDFLMEAATWWIKTHQLDHFEKATKIKALVL, from the coding sequence ATGACTTCTGAATTAAGAGATAAGATAATTGCGGTTTGCGACAAGAAAATAGCACAGAAAGGTGAGACTGTTGGTGTATCCTTTTATGCATTTTTCTCAAATAAAAATGATAACCCTGATTTTTTAATGGAAGCCGCCACTTGGTGGATTAAAACCCACCAGTTAGATCATTTTGAAAAAGCTACCAAGATAAAAGCCCTTGTTTTGTAG
- a CDS encoding DEAD/DEAH box helicase: MSFNSLGLSNALLKAISKQGYTTPSPIQEKAIPLILEGKDVLASAQTGTGKTAGFTLPMLQKLTQGQRMRKRPIRALVLTPTRELAAQVHNNVKAYSEFLDIRSAVIFGGVNQKPQVATIRRGVDILIATPGRLLDLENQRLLSLAKIEILVLDEADRMLDMGFLRDIKKVISLVPARRQNLLFSATFSKEIKNLANSFLHHPVLVEATPENSTADAIDQKVYRVAKGKKTGLIIKLISDGNWKQVLVFTRTKHGANKLCKKMVSAGISAAAIHGNKSQGARTKALAGFKKGTVRVLVATDIAARGLDIPLLPHVVNFELPNISEDYVHRIGRTGRAGASGEALSLVSADETTYLKNIEKLVGLKIPVEIIEGFEPDPNASTEPIKQGQGGGNKRKPKSRRSNNSRSAGNESNQSRRPKRNRNRRSKDNRA, encoded by the coding sequence ATGTCATTTAATTCCTTAGGATTATCAAATGCTTTATTAAAAGCAATCAGTAAACAAGGCTATACAACGCCTTCTCCCATTCAAGAAAAAGCCATTCCGTTAATTTTAGAAGGTAAAGATGTTTTGGCATCGGCACAAACAGGAACTGGTAAAACTGCTGGTTTTACGTTGCCTATGTTACAAAAGTTGACGCAAGGACAACGCATGCGTAAACGTCCTATTCGTGCTTTGGTATTAACGCCAACCCGAGAATTGGCTGCCCAAGTGCATAATAATGTAAAGGCGTATAGTGAGTTTTTGGATATTAGATCTGCTGTTATTTTTGGGGGTGTGAATCAAAAACCACAAGTGGCCACCATTCGCAGAGGCGTGGATATTCTCATCGCAACACCGGGGCGTTTGTTGGATTTAGAAAACCAAAGATTATTATCGCTTGCCAAAATCGAAATTTTAGTTTTAGATGAAGCCGATAGAATGTTGGATATGGGGTTTCTTAGGGATATTAAAAAGGTGATTAGTTTAGTACCAGCCAGAAGACAAAATCTTTTGTTTTCGGCAACCTTTTCAAAAGAGATTAAAAATTTAGCCAATAGTTTTTTACATCATCCTGTTTTGGTTGAGGCAACTCCTGAAAATTCAACGGCCGATGCTATTGACCAAAAAGTATATAGAGTAGCCAAAGGAAAGAAAACGGGGTTGATTATCAAACTGATTTCTGATGGTAACTGGAAACAGGTGTTGGTGTTTACCAGGACCAAACACGGTGCAAATAAGCTTTGTAAAAAGATGGTTAGCGCTGGTATTTCTGCAGCTGCTATTCACGGAAATAAAAGCCAGGGAGCACGAACCAAGGCATTGGCAGGTTTTAAAAAAGGAACTGTGAGGGTTTTGGTTGCTACCGATATTGCTGCTCGTGGATTGGATATTCCGTTGCTACCGCACGTAGTGAATTTTGAATTACCCAATATTTCTGAAGATTATGTGCACCGTATTGGTAGAACGGGTAGAGCAGGTGCTAGCGGTGAAGCGCTATCTTTGGTTAGTGCCGATGAGACTACTTATTTAAAGAATATTGAAAAACTGGTAGGCCTTAAAATACCAGTAGAAATTATTGAAGGGTTTGAACCAGACCCAAATGCTTCAACAGAACCTATAAAACAAGGCCAAGGCGGTGGAAACAAAAGAAAACCTAAATCTAGGCGTTCTAATAATTCCAGAAGTGCAGGAAATGAAAGCAATCAATCTAGACGACCAAAACGAAATAGAAATAGACGGTCTAAAGACAACAGGGCTTAA
- a CDS encoding HAD family hydrolase has protein sequence MTYKAVIFDLDGTLVNSIFDIADAMNTVLSQRNYKTYDYETYKTFVGHGVRSLVLKAIPDSPEKGELVDVCLNEMLDIYSENCTNKTEPYPGILELLETLEQKGIKLAVLSNKEDTLTKKVAAALLPKYVYPTLGLKEEALKKPNPQTLLGICESLNVTPEESIYVGDTNVDVEVAKRANMFSVGVSWGFRDKAELIAQGANAIINHPSELLDIL, from the coding sequence ATGACATATAAAGCAGTAATTTTTGATTTAGACGGCACATTGGTAAACTCCATATTCGATATAGCCGATGCTATGAACACCGTACTTAGCCAACGTAATTATAAGACTTACGATTATGAAACCTACAAAACTTTTGTTGGGCATGGCGTAAGGAGTTTGGTATTAAAAGCCATACCAGATTCTCCCGAAAAAGGAGAACTTGTGGATGTGTGCTTAAACGAAATGCTAGACATTTACAGTGAAAATTGCACCAATAAAACCGAACCTTATCCGGGTATTTTGGAGCTACTGGAAACTTTAGAACAGAAAGGGATTAAACTGGCAGTACTATCCAATAAAGAAGATACTTTAACCAAAAAAGTAGCTGCTGCCCTGTTACCTAAATATGTCTATCCTACACTGGGATTAAAAGAGGAAGCCCTAAAAAAACCAAATCCGCAAACCCTTTTGGGAATTTGTGAATCCCTGAACGTAACACCCGAAGAGAGCATCTATGTAGGAGACACCAATGTAGATGTAGAAGTTGCTAAACGTGCCAACATGTTTTCGGTTGGTGTAAGCTGGGGATTTAGGGATAAAGCAGAACTTATTGCCCAAGGTGCCAATGCTATTATAAATCACCCTTCAGAATTACTCGATATTTTATAA
- a CDS encoding SulP family inorganic anion transporter, with the protein MLSRFYNIKNLKGDFTGGLVAGVVALPLALAFGVQSGMGATAGLYGAIAVGIFAALFGGTETQASGPTGPMTVVSATLVAAAIEMSGSLENGLSIILAAFLLGGLFQVIFGFLNIASYVKYFPYPVVSGFMSGVGLIIVILQLFPFAGLDSAKSTVKVIQQFPRLFTEGNLNALLLGAATIVIYFIFPKITKAIPSALVALIAATLIAYFLKLDVPLIGEIPSGLPSFQLGGILEIDSSAYSTILEYGVVFAVLGSIDSLLTSVIADNMTKTKHNSNRELIGQGIGNMLAAAIGGIPGAGATKGTVVNINAGGKTRLSGIFHGLFLLAVLLGLGQLAAHIPLCVLAGLLIPIGFKIVDFKGLKHLIKVPRADAVVLVLVLLITTFGSLIQAVGIGVALACLLFMKKSGDISEQGLEVGAVADIDGDKPWQDETEFYENYKDKVIIKHLYGALFFGFTSYFKDQIKELPDQVKAVILRMDRVPYMDQSGLYALEDIIFDLNQEGIEVLLVGLKEQPKDMLEAVDIIPDLVPEDDVFEHIEDAFVYLKEKLKKK; encoded by the coding sequence ATGCTTTCAAGATTCTATAATATCAAAAATTTAAAAGGAGATTTTACTGGTGGTTTAGTGGCTGGGGTTGTGGCACTTCCATTAGCATTAGCATTTGGTGTGCAATCTGGAATGGGTGCTACCGCAGGACTTTACGGCGCTATAGCCGTTGGTATTTTTGCAGCCTTGTTTGGGGGAACCGAAACTCAGGCTAGCGGACCAACAGGACCTATGACCGTGGTTTCTGCAACACTTGTAGCCGCCGCCATAGAAATGAGCGGCAGTCTTGAAAACGGACTAAGCATCATATTGGCAGCCTTTCTACTGGGAGGACTGTTTCAGGTTATTTTTGGTTTTTTGAATATTGCCAGCTACGTAAAATATTTCCCTTATCCTGTAGTTTCTGGGTTTATGAGTGGTGTCGGACTCATTATCGTTATTCTGCAATTGTTTCCATTTGCGGGTTTAGACTCGGCTAAATCTACCGTGAAAGTCATTCAGCAATTTCCAAGATTGTTTACAGAGGGTAATTTGAATGCATTACTCTTGGGGGCGGCCACCATTGTTATCTATTTTATATTTCCCAAGATAACTAAAGCCATACCAAGCGCCTTGGTGGCTTTGATAGCAGCAACTTTAATCGCTTACTTTTTAAAGCTAGATGTGCCTTTAATTGGTGAAATTCCTTCGGGCTTGCCTTCATTTCAATTGGGCGGTATTTTAGAAATAGATTCTAGTGCTTACAGTACTATTTTAGAATACGGGGTTGTCTTTGCTGTTTTGGGTAGTATCGATTCCTTACTTACCTCGGTTATTGCCGATAATATGACCAAAACCAAACACAATAGTAACAGAGAATTAATTGGCCAAGGTATTGGCAATATGCTAGCAGCGGCCATAGGCGGAATTCCAGGTGCTGGGGCTACAAAAGGTACGGTTGTCAATATAAATGCAGGAGGAAAAACACGTTTATCGGGTATTTTTCATGGGCTCTTTCTACTGGCGGTTCTTCTTGGTTTAGGGCAATTAGCAGCGCATATTCCGCTTTGTGTTTTGGCTGGTTTGTTAATTCCTATTGGATTTAAAATCGTTGATTTCAAAGGGCTAAAGCACTTAATAAAAGTTCCAAGAGCAGATGCCGTGGTCTTAGTTTTAGTGCTATTGATAACCACTTTTGGAAGTTTAATACAAGCCGTAGGTATTGGAGTTGCCCTTGCTTGTTTACTCTTTATGAAAAAATCTGGAGATATCAGCGAACAAGGTTTAGAAGTTGGTGCTGTGGCCGATATTGATGGTGATAAACCTTGGCAAGACGAAACCGAGTTTTACGAAAACTATAAAGACAAGGTAATTATCAAACACCTGTACGGTGCTTTATTCTTTGGCTTTACCTCCTATTTTAAAGACCAAATTAAAGAACTCCCCGACCAGGTAAAAGCCGTTATTTTAAGAATGGATCGTGTGCCCTACATGGACCAATCTGGCTTATATGCTTTAGAAGATATCATCTTCGATTTAAATCAAGAAGGTATTGAAGTGCTTTTAGTAGGTCTAAAAGAACAACCAAAAGATATGCTAGAGGCCGTAGATATTATCCCCGATTTGGTTCCCGAAGACGACGTTTTCGAGCATATTGAGGATGCCTTTGTGTATTTAAAGGAAAAACTTAAAAAGAAATAA
- the ppgK gene encoding polyphosphate--glucose phosphotransferase — protein MNILGIDIGGSGMKGAIVNAATGEMLTERFRIPTPKSRTPEAMAKVFNKIVTHFDYNGPVGVGFPTIIKRGVCMATGNLSKDWLGVNAQKLFSEATGLPVTVINDADAAGYAVMNYGIGKDKPGLVLMITIGTGLGSGAFLNGELLPNFELGQIPYKKYNKIEAYASNGAKEKYGLNHKQWGKRFNKFLELVELIICPDEIILGGGSSKDFDKYKKQIKINTPVIPAKLGNHAGIIGAAAAAFRQFNKD, from the coding sequence ATGAACATACTCGGGATAGATATTGGTGGCTCAGGCATGAAAGGTGCTATTGTAAATGCTGCAACGGGCGAAATGCTTACCGAACGCTTTAGAATACCCACACCAAAATCGAGAACTCCCGAGGCCATGGCCAAAGTCTTCAATAAGATTGTAACGCACTTTGATTATAACGGACCTGTTGGTGTTGGTTTTCCAACCATTATAAAACGCGGGGTTTGTATGGCAACGGGTAACTTAAGCAAAGATTGGCTAGGAGTTAATGCCCAAAAATTATTTTCAGAAGCTACAGGATTACCTGTTACCGTTATTAACGATGCCGATGCCGCCGGATATGCGGTTATGAATTACGGTATTGGCAAAGACAAGCCGGGTTTGGTGTTAATGATTACCATTGGTACTGGCCTAGGTAGTGGTGCGTTTTTAAACGGCGAACTTTTACCTAATTTCGAACTCGGACAAATACCTTACAAGAAATACAATAAGATTGAGGCTTATGCTTCTAATGGCGCCAAAGAAAAGTACGGGCTTAACCACAAACAATGGGGAAAACGTTTCAATAAGTTTCTGGAATTGGTAGAACTTATTATCTGCCCCGATGAAATTATTTTAGGAGGTGGTAGTTCAAAGGATTTTGATAAATACAAAAAGCAGATTAAAATCAATACTCCCGTTATACCAGCTAAATTAGGTAACCATGCAGGTATTATTGGTGCCGCTGCTGCTGCATTTCGTCAGTTTAATAAAGACTAA
- a CDS encoding TIR domain-containing protein, with translation MAHKCFISFKTQDIDYKEYIRDEMNLDMIDKSLNEPINSEDEDYIMRKIREDYLSDSTVTIFLIGNNSAENSFFQNQNFIKRELQASLFNGQNNSKNGILGVVLPSMTDKIFGGTYDCSICNSSHNTVKINDSTVIKEFSYNYYIPNDKCAWADEDRYCVLAKWEDFEKTPNVYIDKAFYKRSEPIANKTKVKP, from the coding sequence ATGGCACACAAATGTTTTATTTCATTCAAGACTCAAGATATTGATTATAAAGAATATATCAGAGACGAAATGAATTTAGATATGATTGACAAATCACTGAATGAACCTATAAATTCGGAGGACGAGGATTATATAATGAGAAAAATAAGAGAAGATTATCTATCAGACTCTACTGTCACTATCTTTTTAATTGGAAATAACAGTGCAGAAAATTCATTTTTTCAAAATCAAAATTTTATAAAAAGAGAACTACAAGCTTCTCTTTTTAATGGACAAAATAACTCAAAAAATGGAATTTTAGGAGTGGTTCTTCCCAGTATGACTGACAAAATATTTGGAGGAACGTATGACTGTTCAATTTGTAATAGTTCTCACAATACAGTCAAAATAAACGACAGCACAGTAATTAAAGAATTTTCGTATAACTATTATATACCAAACGACAAGTGTGCTTGGGCAGATGAAGATAGATATTGTGTACTCGCTAAATGGGAAGACTTTGAAAAAACACCAAATGTTTATATAGACAAAGCATTCTATAAAAGAAGCGAACCTATTGCTAATAAAACTAAGGTAAAACCGTGA
- a CDS encoding DUF4231 domain-containing protein — protein MKETTEYPNYFQASDKLSNDSQSNYLNIIRIDLVSMVLAAVLAIYCFTDTNYKLYIHILSGIFLLLGLILTIILKSKKYEDVWYQCRAFAESCKTLTWRFAMCSESFEKQIPIDIVKELFIERICDISNEFNSLSRHLDSKILNLKIITSRMLELRDYSVSDRISYYIENRIENQKQWYSDKAEWNKKKYNIWFYIIIASQSLAIISVVFLIKFPNNDWNFVGFLTTIASSAISWLQIKQHQELKQAYTTASIELNIIKELSYKVQTEEQLSEFVLDSENAISREHTLWTAQRRK, from the coding sequence GTGAAAGAAACAACAGAATACCCAAACTACTTTCAAGCATCGGACAAGTTATCTAATGATTCCCAATCAAATTATTTAAATATTATAAGAATCGACCTAGTGTCAATGGTCTTAGCAGCTGTACTGGCTATATACTGTTTTACAGATACTAATTATAAACTTTATATTCATATACTTTCAGGAATCTTTTTATTATTAGGTTTAATCTTAACAATTATTCTTAAAAGTAAAAAATACGAAGATGTTTGGTATCAATGTAGAGCATTTGCAGAATCATGTAAAACACTTACCTGGAGATTTGCGATGTGTTCGGAGTCCTTTGAAAAACAAATACCTATTGATATCGTGAAAGAACTTTTTATTGAACGGATATGCGATATATCTAATGAGTTTAATTCATTATCAAGACATTTAGATTCAAAAATTCTAAACTTAAAAATTATTACATCAAGAATGCTAGAATTGAGAGACTATTCAGTTTCGGACAGAATAAGTTATTACATCGAAAATAGAATTGAGAATCAGAAACAATGGTATTCTGATAAAGCTGAGTGGAATAAAAAAAAATATAATATCTGGTTTTATATAATAATCGCCTCTCAAAGTCTAGCTATTATCAGTGTAGTCTTTTTGATTAAATTCCCCAATAACGATTGGAATTTTGTAGGGTTTCTTACCACAATTGCGTCCTCTGCGATAAGTTGGTTGCAAATAAAACAACATCAAGAGTTAAAACAAGCCTATACAACAGCCTCTATAGAATTGAATATTATTAAGGAACTATCATATAAAGTTCAAACTGAAGAACAGCTATCAGAGTTTGTTTTGGACTCAGAAAATGCAATTTCGAGAGAACACACATTATGGACTGCTCAAAGAAGAAAATAA
- a CDS encoding TIR domain-containing protein codes for MDNETKKSSWLPLIISIGGVLLFANLISKLIDYLISNQLNEDESHILERKQRKPRIFVSHSWKHNKDYNNLIKGFEKQGFNYYNHSISLDKAEDLKNEKEIENKIKNQLLYSRCLLVLGGSYSNKYWIKKEVEIAKSLGKKVIAVRPWNTNKVPKYLEKTADEIIGFNSKAIIEKIK; via the coding sequence ATGGATAATGAAACTAAAAAATCATCTTGGCTGCCGCTTATTATTTCAATTGGAGGAGTTCTTTTATTTGCAAATTTGATTTCTAAACTTATAGATTACCTTATCAGTAATCAATTGAATGAAGATGAAAGTCATATCTTAGAAAGAAAACAAAGAAAACCTCGAATTTTTGTAAGCCATTCTTGGAAACATAATAAAGATTACAATAACCTAATCAAAGGTTTTGAAAAACAAGGTTTCAATTATTACAATCATAGTATTTCTCTAGATAAAGCAGAGGATTTAAAAAACGAAAAAGAAATTGAAAATAAAATAAAAAACCAATTACTATACAGTAGATGTCTACTTGTCCTTGGTGGTAGTTATTCAAATAAATACTGGATAAAAAAAGAGGTTGAAATAGCTAAATCCTTGGGTAAAAAAGTAATTGCAGTAAGACCTTGGAACACCAATAAAGTTCCGAAATATTTGGAGAAAACAGCTGATGAAATTATTGGGTTTAACTCTAAAGCGATTATTGAAAAAATAAAATAA
- a CDS encoding serine hydrolase produces the protein MKKIQIFRIVLLSSTAISLFFVPWILVWSWILPLPDTIQEQVDETVGHGFAGMIVYVDEAGNPPVFYAGGYDNKENKTPANPNALFKIASISKLYTAVAATKLVKEKRLSFDKTLTDYMPELKGRIEHAEEITLRMMIQHRSGIPNFTDNPAYWENEQENGTHALDFALDLPASFKPNDGYEYSNTNYLLLRKIMDDVLGYDHNAYIKENILIPLELNHTFFSITEVNLDDVMSGYYVGYEEDFKAREYGMLATAQDVGKFLRALNDGSVFDEGEQAIYPYEYDHGGLVVGYQSLAEYHEDIDTVVVQFLNTTDFEGYEWNLSQISINRIVKILKKNRE, from the coding sequence ATGAAAAAAATACAAATATTCAGAATCGTGTTGCTAAGCTCAACGGCCATATCCTTATTTTTTGTGCCATGGATTTTAGTTTGGTCATGGATATTACCCTTACCCGATACCATACAAGAACAGGTTGATGAAACCGTTGGCCATGGCTTTGCTGGTATGATTGTTTATGTAGATGAAGCTGGTAACCCCCCTGTGTTTTATGCTGGCGGCTATGATAACAAAGAAAACAAAACACCAGCTAACCCCAACGCCTTATTCAAAATTGCCAGTATTAGCAAATTATACACTGCTGTTGCGGCAACTAAGTTGGTTAAAGAAAAACGTTTGTCTTTTGATAAAACACTCACGGATTATATGCCAGAACTTAAAGGCAGGATTGAACATGCTGAAGAAATTACCTTGAGGATGATGATTCAACACCGTTCTGGTATTCCGAATTTTACGGATAACCCTGCCTATTGGGAAAACGAACAGGAAAATGGTACACATGCTCTAGATTTTGCCCTCGACCTACCCGCCAGTTTTAAACCTAACGATGGTTACGAATATTCGAATACGAATTATTTATTGCTTAGGAAGATTATGGATGATGTTTTGGGCTATGACCACAATGCGTATATCAAAGAGAACATATTAATTCCACTAGAATTGAACCATACATTTTTTTCAATTACCGAAGTTAATCTAGATGATGTGATGAGTGGTTATTACGTAGGTTATGAGGAAGATTTTAAAGCTCGTGAATATGGCATGTTAGCCACCGCACAAGATGTTGGTAAATTTTTGAGAGCCTTAAACGATGGCTCTGTATTTGACGAGGGCGAACAGGCAATTTATCCTTATGAATATGACCATGGCGGATTGGTTGTTGGTTATCAAAGTCTAGCGGAATACCACGAAGACATAGACACTGTTGTGGTTCAGTTTTTGAATACCACAGACTTTGAAGGCTACGAATGGAATTTATCGCAAATTTCCATTAATAGAATTGTGAAAATACTTAAGAAGAACCGAGAATAA
- a CDS encoding phosphoribosylaminoimidazolesuccinocarboxamide synthase — translation MSNTIIDSNFNFPGQKSVYKGKVREVYNINDEQLVMIATDRLSAFDVVMPKGIPYKGQILNQIATKMMAATQDIVPNWLMATPDPNVAIGHLCEPFKVEMVIRGYMSGHAAREYKAGKRMLCGVPMPEGMKENDAFPEPIITPATKAEMGDHDEDISREDILARGIVSEADYVVLEDYTRKLFQRGTEIAAERGLILVDTKYEFGKTKDGQIVLIDEIHTPDSSRYFYAEGYEERQANGEAQKQLSKEFVRQWLISNGFQGLEGQTVPFMSDEYIETVSERYIELYENITGETFEKADVSNIQERIEANVLEYLK, via the coding sequence ATGAGTAACACAATAATAGATTCCAATTTTAATTTTCCGGGGCAAAAAAGTGTCTATAAAGGAAAGGTACGCGAAGTATATAACATCAACGATGAGCAATTGGTAATGATTGCAACCGATAGGCTTTCTGCCTTCGATGTGGTGATGCCAAAAGGGATTCCGTACAAAGGACAAATCCTAAACCAGATTGCTACCAAAATGATGGCAGCAACCCAGGATATCGTACCCAATTGGTTGATGGCTACACCAGATCCAAACGTGGCGATAGGTCATTTATGTGAGCCGTTTAAAGTAGAAATGGTTATTCGTGGCTATATGTCCGGTCATGCGGCACGCGAATATAAAGCGGGCAAGCGTATGCTTTGTGGCGTACCTATGCCAGAAGGCATGAAAGAAAACGATGCTTTTCCAGAGCCTATTATCACGCCGGCAACAAAAGCTGAAATGGGCGACCATGACGAAGATATTTCCCGTGAAGATATTTTAGCCAGAGGTATTGTCTCTGAAGCCGATTATGTGGTTTTAGAGGATTACACCCGTAAATTATTTCAAAGAGGAACAGAAATCGCTGCAGAACGCGGACTCATTTTAGTGGATACCAAATACGAATTTGGAAAAACCAAAGACGGCCAAATCGTGCTTATTGATGAAATCCATACACCAGATTCATCACGCTATTTTTATGCCGAAGGCTATGAAGAACGCCAAGCAAACGGGGAAGCCCAAAAACAGTTGTCTAAAGAATTTGTGCGCCAGTGGTTAATCTCTAATGGTTTTCAAGGTTTAGAAGGACAAACCGTGCCGTTTATGAGCGATGAGTACATTGAAACCGTAAGTGAGCGTTATATCGAGCTTTATGAAAACATTACAGGCGAAACTTTTGAAAAAGCCGATGTTTCCAATATTCAGGAGCGTATAGAGGCTAATGTTTTGGAGTATTTGAAATAA
- a CDS encoding PhoH family protein — protein sequence MNELIFELEEITPKEFFGAQNVNIELLKKYFPKLKIVARGNKIKAFGDEELLEEFDRRLTMLLSHYAKYNKLDENTIERVLTSVSSDDYATTKQSGEVIVHGVGGKMIKAQTANQRKLVESMRRNDMVFAIGPAGTGKTYTGVALAVQALKNKEVKRIILTRPAVEAGENLGFLPGDLKEKLDPYMQPLYDALRDMIAAEKLAHYIENGTIQIAPLAFMRGRTLDNAFVILDEGQNTTHAQMKMFLTRMGKNAKFLLTGDPGQIDLPRRTISGLKEAMLILRNVPGVGMIFLDDKDVIRHKLVKKIIEAYDGIENRGGVE from the coding sequence TTGAACGAATTAATCTTTGAACTTGAAGAAATAACTCCAAAAGAGTTTTTTGGAGCCCAAAACGTTAACATTGAACTTCTAAAGAAGTATTTTCCAAAACTTAAAATAGTAGCACGAGGTAATAAAATAAAAGCCTTTGGAGACGAAGAATTACTCGAAGAATTTGATCGTAGACTAACCATGCTATTATCGCATTACGCCAAGTATAACAAATTAGATGAAAACACCATAGAGCGTGTGCTTACAAGCGTTAGTAGTGATGACTATGCAACGACTAAGCAAAGTGGTGAAGTTATTGTGCATGGCGTTGGTGGAAAAATGATTAAGGCGCAAACAGCAAACCAGCGTAAGTTAGTTGAGAGTATGCGCAGAAACGATATGGTTTTTGCCATTGGACCTGCGGGAACTGGAAAAACCTATACAGGAGTGGCCTTGGCTGTTCAAGCTTTAAAAAACAAAGAGGTAAAGCGTATTATATTAACTAGGCCAGCTGTTGAGGCAGGGGAGAATCTCGGATTTTTACCAGGCGATTTAAAAGAAAAATTAGATCCATACATGCAACCGCTGTACGATGCACTACGAGACATGATAGCCGCCGAAAAACTGGCACATTACATAGAAAACGGAACCATACAAATTGCACCATTGGCCTTTATGCGTGGTAGAACATTAGACAATGCATTTGTAATTTTAGATGAAGGGCAGAACACCACACATGCGCAAATGAAAATGTTTTTAACCCGTATGGGGAAAAATGCTAAATTTTTATTAACAGGAGATCCCGGGCAGATCGATTTACCTCGCCGTACCATTTCCGGACTAAAAGAAGCCATGCTTATCCTTAGGAATGTTCCGGGTGTAGGCATGATATTCCTAGACGATAAAGATGTAATCCGTCATAAATTGGTTAAAAAGATTATTGAGGCTTACGATGGGATAGAAAACAGAGGGGGTGTTGAGTAG